The window atcctcgcacaaacgAATGCGAGactgaagttcaaaaaataatgcatatgcaagaacttgcgaataaattgcctgatgcatttactgatacaaaaagagtgactaaatcatatataccagcagcaaatgccccagctcgaattgaaattccaaaagctgacaaTAAAGTCACTctggagtctttgccacgccagaaacgtgggagaccaattggttccaaagataaaaatcctcgaaaaagaaaatcagctgataatgaggtaaaagaaagtgttcaagaagaaccacaaatcaatactccttctgcagaggagactgATGATGTAAATATGGaaatttcaatcaattatgcacactcAAAAAtaatatggaaccgaaatgaaatgaaaaatcttgatgagaaattttcatataatgttgcatatgacatcatgaatgatgatgataatccagaaccaaaatctgtcatggaatgtcaaaatagacatgattgggatcattggaaaggagcaatacgagctgaatttgaatcgctcaataaaagaaaagttttcggatctatcattctcacacctaaagatgtgaaacctgtgggatatagatgagtttttgtacgaaaaagaaatgagaaaaatgaagttacaaggtataaagctagacttgtagctcaaggtttttctcaaagaccaggaattgattatgaggaaacttattctcctgttatggatgcaattacttttagatacttaatcagcctggcagtttctaaaaatttagaaatgcatctcatggatgttgtgactgcttatctttatggatcacttgatagtgatatatatatgaagataactgaaggatttaaggtatcagaagcaaccaatgcaaaacccaaagaaatgtactcagtcaagttacaaaggtctttatatgggttgaaacaatcgggtcgcatgtggtataaacgattaagtgattacttgataagcaaagggtataccaataatcttatttgcccatgtgtttcattaagaaaacaacatccggatatgtgatcatagctgtttatgttgatgatcttaatatcataggtacaaataaagagatccatgaagccattcaacttctaaagaaagaatttgaaatgaaagatctcggaaaaaccaagtattgccttggtttacaaattgaacatatgcctaatggtttacttgtacatcaaacaacatatactgaaaagattttaaaacgttttaatatggacaaggcaaaaccattaagtactcctatggttgttagatcacttaatgttgacactgatccatttcgtccctgtgaagatcatgaagatatcctgggaccagaagtaccatatcttagtgcaattggagcttttatgtatcttacaaattgtacaagacctgacatttcttttgcagttaatttgttggcaaggttcagctcagctcctaccaaaagacactggaatgggatcaaacacatatttcgataccttcgaggaactactgatttaggattattttattctaacgaatcaaaacaagatttggttggttatgcagatgtaggttatttatctgatccacataaagctaaatctaaaaatggatatgtattcctaaatggaggtaccgcaatatcatggcgttctcaaaaacaaacacttgttgcaacatcatcaaatcatgccgaagtgattgcattacatgaagctactcgggaatgtttttggttgagatcaatgacacaattcattactgattcttgtggactagaacgcgataaaagtccaacaactatctatgaagataatgcagcttgcatagcacagatgaaagaagggtatatcaaaagtgaccgaacaaaacacatacctcctagattcttctcatacactcaaaatctcattaaggacaatcagattgaaatgagatatgtgcagtccagcaaaaactctgctgatcttttcacgaaagcacttctaacagctattttcagaacacacgttcataacattggcatgagacatgttcaaaagatgtaacaactgaagcgatgtctacttgagggggagtcaactccatgctgcactctttttcccctgactaaagtttttatcccactgggtttttctttagcaaggtttttaacgaggcagtactagttgatctcTAATGAAACAAAAATTGTCATCCAAGAGGGAGTGTTATAATCATAAAAAGCCAAGAATGGATGTTTGACAATTTATGTCTCCATCACAATAATTCAACTTTAGGAGACAAATTTACAATTCATATCTCGTGATTGATTCTATACAGTTATTATTCTTTTGTATAAATAGATGACGAATGTAAGAAAGAATACACACCAATTTCTTACAAGAATAAGAAatatatactctctctctctctctctttatattttctaataattatcaataatCCACCGTAAAAAAccacgtcactaaaggtagttataaactactaaattataacacaCTTGAAATTTTACAAACACATAGCTGTTTTATTTAGCAATCATTATCAAGTTTACACCACTACTGCAATGACCACCTTCTAATATTTACATGTTCAAAATACAACCCCACAAAAAGGGAAAAACTGTCTTTTATTGCTCAAGAGTTAATAAAAGAAACATTTGACAAACAATCACTTATACATACTTGTAACATACACTATAGCGGAAAGAAATACGCATGGTCACACGGACAAAATCATATTTGTAAACAATCAGCACCAAGCTGACATACTGATATGTAAGGTTCGAACATCCCTAACATCTTGAGAATAGTTTGGGTAAGTCCCATGCATATATGTTAGTGAACTCACACCATCTCCAATTAACAAGAATAACAAATAAAGCCAAATGCCAATAAAACAAGAACTAAAACCCAAAGGGCTGTTCGACACTTCTTTAATTATCAAAATCTCAAAACTGAATATCCAGCAATCCTAAAAAAACCCTATATATAGTCCCACTAAATAACCAAAACAAGCAAACAAAATAATATAATATGAACTATGAAAACAAATAAGATAAAATATAAGAAAATCCATtccttatcattcataaatattatATCATCCTATACCCTTTTTTAGCCTCACCAGTGCACCTTGCTCAGCTCTCGGCCCATTCCAGCCCTGCAGGCTTTGCGGCCCAAAAGCCATCAAATATTCTGCATCATAAGGATGTTAGGAATTCCTTATCACAACATAGTTAAGTAATCATTATCATCATGTTGATCAAAGAAGAGCAGTTGTCAGTCGGTCAGTTATCTATAGTCTTGATTGTTCGAACAATGGTTAcctcgtgtttttttttttttttaatctcttGGCACATCTTGTTTGAAGATTATAGGGGTAAAAAACGGGTGGAGTGGGTAACGGTGGTCAGAATAAGAACCGATTCAACCAAAACCCCAGAACCAAATTATGAATTCCAGAaatgatgacaataataataataataaaatgacaaAAAAGAATAGTCCGTAACCAAATTAAGGAAAGTACCTTTATGAAGAATGTGGCGTTTGGGGAGTTCTTAAAAAAGAAATTTCTGGCTTCAGTAGACATTTTATGTTTGCATGTTTCCCTCGTGCCAGAATCTATTTCCAACCTAATCAAGTTCCTAAAGGGCGAAGACTGAGCAGATAATAACTCCGGAAATGAGGAAATACACTGCACACATATAATAAAGGTTATTTATACAAATAAATACACATGTTGTTTAATAGTAGTTCTCTTGTAAAAAACTTTACGCAGTAAAAACGATATTTCAGGGGCATCTGGTCATTTGGATAAATGTTCATAAATTACAAAAAAAAACAGTTATGACACGGTTAATCAAAACCGCCGATTATAGTTGATACATGATCACCGTACCTCAACAATGTCCAAGTTAAGCGTAAGAAATCTGACACTACGGAGGTCTTGAAGCATGTTAATAATACGTCAAGCATCTTCCTGCCTCTTTAAACCGTAAAGGCGCAAACTGACAGTCACTTTGTTCAcagataaatgatagtttttaaaccAATGTGGCGGATGGTAACCTTTGTAGCAGAATGACGAAAGTCCTAGTCCTGATGGAATATTCAAGTCATTAATTAATGAGCAACCAATTATAGTGAGATTCTTAAGTTGAGGTGCAGTCACATTGATAACATTTGAACCTCTGTAATAAGCAAGTGTGAGATTAGAAAGTCGAGGGGTGATAATGTCAAAAACCTTTGCATTGACCTTAACAAATTCTAAAGTGAGGTTCTGTAAGTTGACACATCTGGAGAAAATATCAAGGGATTTACGTCGATCATCACACAACGAAATATCTTTTAGATACAAAGTCGTTAAAGCTGGGAAATCCCATGGTGTTATGGGTGTAAGGCAAGGATCATAAGTGTAGGTTCTAAAGGTAAGATGCTTAAGAGTCTGAGAGCTAAAGAGATAAAGAGGAAATTTATTCTTGGGTCTAACATCAAGGATTAGTTCTTGGACATTGTGAGAAATTGCATAATTTGTAATCTGTGTCACAAAATTTTGAGTATCTGCTCCACGGAAATATAGATTTACCGAGGACACTTCTACTTGATGGTTGCGGTGATACAGAACACGGGTCACGAATTTTGAGAACTTGGCTAAATTTTTAATTCCACTAGTTGAAAAGTTGAGAGATGGCATTAATGTCCAGATACGCTTCCATCTTGGAAACAGCAGCAAACACGTTTGAATAGCTAATTTAGTGTCAACGCGAGAGAGGATTTGAATAATAAGCTCAAGAGGCAGACTGCTCAATCTATCTTCTTTGAGCGCTGATCTAACATTATTATGGTTAAAGTCCATTTACTCGATATAACAAGTGGATAACCTGCAGTTCACAATGTATAAATTCGTATCAATTACTTGGATAACAAATATGAGTACTATTGATGTAAAATGCAAACAACCCGTATTAAATATGTAACGAGTTACGAGTCAGGGTACAGCAGCTGCAGCAATCATGCAATTAGGTATTCCTACTTTGACTGTAGCTCTTATGGTTAACACAATGTCTTATTTCTAACATCAGTCCATTGAGGGACTGATACATTATTCCTAATTTTGTAGGTGTCCTTAGTTTGCAAACTTGAGTACTCTTTTAGTAAGCTTATAATTTTTATGATTATAGTTGTTACCAAATCATATTCAAAGTTCACAATAATTACACTTAAGACTTAGTAACAATTTATCGAGTACAGATAACATGATGATTACATTAAACACGTAGTACAGATAACATGATGATTACATTAAACACGTAGTACAGATAACATGATTATAGTTGTTACCAAATCATATTCAATGGGAACTATCAAATTCTTCCTTGGTATTCAGGTTGTACAAACTAATTAGGGTATCTTTTTACATCAGACAAAATATGTATCAGATATTCtgaaaagattcaaaatggaagatgagcgtcctgcaaggacgccgctatcggtgaatcacgggattacaccggataaggaaggtgataaggttgatcaaaccttatatagagccatcattggttcgttgatgtatctaacagcgtctcgccctgatatcatgttcgcagtttgtttatgtgctcgctatcaagcaaatccgaatgtacatcatttgcttgtggtgaaaaagattatgcgttatttaaagcaaactccgaatttgggcctatggtatccctgtgataatgattttgtactgacggcttatagtgattccgactatggtggatgcaagaaagattttaagtcaacatcaggaggttgtcaattccttggaatcagactagttacatggcagtgcaagaagcagacagcagtggccttgtccacttgtgaagctgaatacattgctgcagcaagctgtgcatctcaggttgtgtggatacaacagcagcttcgtgactacggtttgcatatttctaacactcctatttttgttgataatactgctgccatagctgttacgaaaaatcatgtgaatcactctaagaccaaacacatagggattaaatatcattttattcgagactgttatgagaaaaggctaattgatgttatccaaattggcacaactacgcaaagggctgatcttttcacaaaagcttttgataaaccgcgttttgatttcttgttaactgagttaagtgtcaaaatattgtcagatgttgttcctgacgaagagaccaacgagtaacttcattttatgtgttctacttgcatagctgtatatactgtgtggttatatttcttttctttctgattgtttctgtgtgtttaaaatccaaaaaccaaaaagattttagatttttagtattttagggggagtaatgaatgcaacatcagactatataaaaatgggatacggacttaatcatagaatgagatgatcataatcacaatcatgtaaatatcttgataaggaactcatggaaaggtttacagcggttgagggtagtcacttaattatcacaggtgcatactttaaagaaaattgttgaggaaatcaacaaaaggtgagggtatcccctatcatgacgtataatctagaaacacatgatgtagaatatccccaagcaaattccaaattgctgcacctttgagtctcacgactaattgggatattcaagcgatcaataagcgttgaaaatgttctaattgactatgcataccgacttctatcaaactttaattcttgaatcgtacctaaactccaaaatagtaagtttatctcaataagagtgtctttcctgtgaacgggttgaaaagtgtggttctatattacagacagtccatgaatgaatgatttaagttaattgatacacaaatgaagaaaagagatcttcatcgcaaggaagtcaattcgagaactaaatcaaagtcaagactgcaatgtgttgtttaaaaaaaaaaaaaaaaggcacattgcatatcaagttattatatcatgaaaacaaaagtgaaatcatggaagacgaaaatatcaaggttaagataatgatgaaatcaagaagagaagtctttgcaagaatacaaatgagtgtgaagattaccaagaagaacttaaatcattcatacttcaacaaaaccattctattggacttattatcattgtctgtgatatgggactgtacccattaaggcctagacagcgaaagatgttttcagagagatattctgaatactcacttattaagaaagctacgtctttcattccgtttcctccaataacttgaataataaagaaggaatgagattgatagcagttggttgattgtacgattgatagaatattgaatatactatgagatccatcagaatcatatgaattgaaaagtatacgttacgatagaagctaatggctgacagggatattccaaaattactatgagaatcttcctgttcaattagacctatcgtatgtgcttgtggtaacggaaagcgtcaatagacttgtgctcaattgactacctaataaatcgtgcgatctcaaatgatgtCTAAGTCAATGATTgaatctaacatagcaatatgttaatgtaattaattaacttgatcatcaaaatgtctaagaGGAAACTCTGTAAATGTTTAATGAATCTAGAAACCATGTTAAAATCTTTTCTCTGTTATTGTTTgcttttacttgtgaaattttgtgTACATACTGTTGTCTGAATGTTAATTGAACATGTATACATTTTGATAATTTAGCTTCTTTAGGTTTATGACTTACAGAAACTGCTTcctgtaaataacatgttttatgccATACAATCTTGGATCTTTCTTAACCTTGATCATTGACTTTCTGACATGAATTGTACTTCATTTGAATTGTTATTGTGAAAtgttttaaaatcctaaaaactacaaaaagatttttcagtgtgttgatatttattttgaaaaatacaaaaacattttatttgtttgcttatgtgaatatgtgtatattttcttgaaGTTACAAATAGTGTCTCGACGTCAAAAAGAAACGAACTACACATCTCAAATCATAAACTTGTTAAAGTCTTCAAAACGAAAATATTTTGCGTGTAAAATCAGCCAGTGGATGTGAATAGAGGGAATTATCGGGGGTTATGTATCGAAAAATAATTTTTTAATtaggaggagacagtcgaccgatttgtactataagtcggtcgacattgaacaaaaatcgaccgacttacttgcttgttACATATGTCGGACGTTTGTTACATATGTCGGTCGTTTGTCACGTGTATCGACCGATTGTCACATATGTCGGTCGACATAACACCAAAGTCGACCGATTGTCGAGCTGAGTATAAAAAGGCCTCAGACGGCCGATTTTCTTTATCTCGTGCGATTGTGTTGATTTACCAAAAATTCGAATTTTGCAAGGAAGAGTTTTTGATCGTGTTTTTCGTATACATCTTTGAATCGTGATTCCAGCGCCGTTATCCAATCTAGAATAAATGGCTCAACTAGGTAGTCCAGTGAACGAAGACGTACATGAGGAAGAGGTGattctgtccaagaatcttccaggcctgacggcaagcgaaaatgccaatctagaggcatgtctaaacgaggaaggacctgaagcaaaggaaggcttcgttgatattatcaaattcttgaaaaggtccaggattcatactgcaataactctagaatgcaaggcatactactcacaccaacgagaattctggaacaatgcttctatcgtcactgaacaaggaagaaaggtgatacgaagcagcgttggtggtacaattgtaaagatctcggcacagacagttcgtgaagacttaggttttccagataatgattctatgccagtcacactgaatagaactaaggtccgaaggtgtctagtaagatgtggatactctggtgatCCAATGAAAGGAGCTGTTAAGAGAACTAGATTCTGTCATCAATACAAATACCTAACTTTGGTGTTGTTGAGATGCATGAGTCCAATGGTAGGCGGTTTTGATGAGCTGAATGAGACTTATAGCTCAATGTTTGCAGCACTAGTTCTTCATGCGGACTTCAACTTCTCTGAAGTAATTTTCAGAAGCATGTTGGTGAACGTGAAAAAGAAGAGCCACTTAATGTTTCCTAGGTTCTTGCAGGTGATGATTGAAAAGCAAGTGCAAGGTTTGAATAAGGTTTGGGAGGATGAGATTAAGCTGAATCATCTGAACGATTTGACTTTCAATCGAGTCAAGCAAAAGAGAGGTCCGGATGAACCATTCAAGAGATTGGTTGGCCACCTCGCAAATGAAAACTATGTATATCCACCAGGTGCTGCCTGTCGTCATGAGAACAGTA of the Rutidosis leptorrhynchoides isolate AG116_Rl617_1_P2 chromosome 5, CSIRO_AGI_Rlap_v1, whole genome shotgun sequence genome contains:
- the LOC139849981 gene encoding F-box/FBD/LRR-repeat protein At3g26920-like; the protein is MDFNHNNVRSALKEDRLSSLPLELIIQILSRVDTKLAIQTCLLLFPRWKRIWTLMPSLNFSTSGIKNLAKFSKFVTRVLYHRNHQVEVSSVNLYFRGADTQNFVTQITNYAISHNVQELILDVRPKNKFPLYLFSSQTLKHLTFRTYTYDPCLTPITPWDFPALTTLYLKDISLCDDRRKSLDIFSRCVNLQNLTLEFVKVNAKVFDIITPRLSNLTLAYYRGSNVINVTAPQLKNLTIIGCSLINDLNIPSGLGLSSFCYKGYHPPHWFKNYHLSVNKVTVSLRLYGLKRQEDA